A window of the Salvelinus alpinus chromosome 3, SLU_Salpinus.1, whole genome shotgun sequence genome harbors these coding sequences:
- the LOC139570098 gene encoding APOBEC1 complementation factor-like isoform X2, translated as MESNQKSGDGLTGMQKEVSLRALIQRTGYQLLQENGQRRYGGPPPGWEGPPPERGSEIFVGKLPRDLFEDELVPHCEKFGKIFEVRMMMDFNGNNRGYAFVTFYNKNEAKTAMKQLNNYEIRNGRLLGVCASVDNCRLFVGGIPKSKKREEILMEMKKVTDGVLEVIVYPSAADKTKNRGFAFVEYNSHRAAAMARRKLLPGRILLWGHAIAVDWAEPEVEVDEDTMATVKILYVRNLMLATTEETIEKEFNSIKPGAVERVKKIRDYAFVHFTQREDAISTMDALNGELVDGSPVEVTLAKPVDKDNYVRYTRGTGGRGGALPQGEYAYTLGQVYDPSAAYLGAPVFYAPQIYAAIPNQFRFPIAKGLVGGRGLVRTPSVRGAAGIRGMGGRGYLAYAGLGRGCATYQLKTDKHPEDKLFDLLPGMELTPMNPVKPPGIKHTPQILEDVCQKNNWGQPVYQLHSAIGPDQSQLFLYKVTIPALSTQYPNVHPFTPAKLCTSVDEAKVHAAEHALHTLGLQTEGAEASAAAVAAFPGYTIANTSASVAASQLKQAVSLHQDMAAYTTYEGYPAFTVATRGDGYGVF; from the exons ATGGAATCTAATCAAAAATCTGGGGATGGACTGACGGGCATGCAGAAAGAGGTCTCGCTGCGTGCGCTCATTCAGCGCACAGGATACCAATTACTGCAG GAGAATGGTCAGAGGAGGTACGGCGGACCCCCTCCAGGCTGGGAAGGCCCTCCTCCAGAGAGGGGCAGTGAGATCTTTGTGGGGAAGCTGCCAAGAGACCTCTTTGAGGATGAGCTGGTCCCCCACTGTGAGAAA TTCGGGAAAATCTTTGAGGTTCGGATGATGATGGACTTCAACGGCAATAATAGAGGATATGCCTTTGTTACCTTTTACAACAAAAATGAAGCCAAGACCGCCATGAAACAGCTCAATAACTATGAAATCAG GAACGGAAGGCTCCTGGGAGTGTGTGCCAGTGTGGACAACTGTCGTCTGTTTGTGGGGGGCATCCCCAAATccaagaagagagaggagatccTGATGGAAATGAAGAAAGTGACAGATGGGGTGTTGGAGGTGATTGTTTACCCCAGTGCTGCAGACAAGACCAAGAACAGGGGCTTTGCCTTTGTGGAGTACAACAGTCACCGCGCTGCAGCCATGGCCAGGAGGAAACTACTGCCAG GGAGGATCCTGCTGTGGGGGCACGCCATCGCCGTGGACTGGGCGGAGCCTGAAGTGGAAGTGGACGAGGACACCATGGCAACGGTGAAGATTCTCTACGTGAGGAACTTAATGCTGGCCACTACAGAAGAGACCATCGAGAAGGAGTTCAACAGTATCAAACCAG gtgctgtagagagagtgaagaagaTCAGAGACTATGCCTTTGTCCATTTCACCCAGAGGGAGGACGCGATAAGCACCATGGACGCACTGAATGGAGAG CTGGTGGATGGCTCTCCCGTGGAGGTGACCCTGGCTAAGCCGGTGGATAAGGACAACTACGTGCGCTACACCCGGGGTACAGGTGGCCGCGGTGGGGCCCTGCCCCAGGGGGAGTACGCCTACACACTGGGCCAGGTGTATGACCCCTCAGCAGCATACCTGGGTGCCCCCGTGTTCTACGCCCCCCAGATATATGCTGCTATTCCTAATCAGTTCCGCTTCCCCATTGCCAAGGGGCTTGTGGGGGGCCGTGGCCTGGTGCGCACGCCCTCGGTCAGAG GGGCAGCGGGCATACGCGGGATGGGTGGTCGCGGATATCTCGCCTACGCAGGTTTAGGCCGAGGCTGTGCCACCTACCAGCTAAAGACAGACAAGCACCCCGAGGACAAGCTCTTTGACCTGCTGCCAGGCATGGAGCTCACGCCCATGAACCCCGTGAAGCCTCCCGGTatcaaacacacaccacag ATCCTGGAGGATGTGTGTCAGAAGAACAACTGGGGGCAGCCAGTTTATCAGCTTCACTCTGCTATCGGACCTGACCAAAGCCAACTGTTCCTCTACAAAGTCACCATTCCGGCTCTGTCCACCCAATATCCTAATGT gcaTCCGTTCACCCCAGCCAAGCTGTGTACATCTGTGGATGAAGCCAAGGTTCATGCTGCGGAGCACGCCCTGCATACCCTGGGTCTGCAGACAGAGGGCGCTGAGGCCTCCGCTGCAGCCGTTGCCGCATTCCCAG GTTACACAATAGCGAACACCTCAGCCTCAGTAGCTGCCTCCCAGCTCAAACAGGCCGTCTCCCTGCACCAGGATATGGCAGCATACACTACCTACGAAGGCTATCCCGCCTTCACCGTGGCAACCCGTGGAGACGGTTATGGAGTGTTCTAG
- the LOC139570098 gene encoding APOBEC1 complementation factor-like isoform X1: MESNQKSGDGLTGMQKEVSLRALIQRTGYQLLQENGQRRYGGPPPGWEGPPPERGSEIFVGKLPRDLFEDELVPHCEKFGKIFEVRMMMDFNGNNRGYAFVTFYNKNEAKTAMKQLNNYEIRNGRLLGVCASVDNCRLFVGGIPKSKKREEILMEMKKVTDGVLEVIVYPSAADKTKNRGFAFVEYNSHRAAAMARRKLLPGRILLWGHAIAVDWAEPEVEVDEDTMATVKILYVRNLMLATTEETIEKEFNSIKPGAVERVKKIRDYAFVHFTQREDAISTMDALNGELVDGSPVEVTLAKPVDKDNYVRYTRGTGGRGGALPQGEYAYTLGQVYDPSAAYLGAPVFYAPQIYAAIPNQFRFPIAKGLVGGRGLVRTPSVREIYMNVPVGAAGIRGMGGRGYLAYAGLGRGCATYQLKTDKHPEDKLFDLLPGMELTPMNPVKPPGIKHTPQILEDVCQKNNWGQPVYQLHSAIGPDQSQLFLYKVTIPALSTQYPNVHPFTPAKLCTSVDEAKVHAAEHALHTLGLQTEGAEASAAAVAAFPGYTIANTSASVAASQLKQAVSLHQDMAAYTTYEGYPAFTVATRGDGYGVF; this comes from the exons ATGGAATCTAATCAAAAATCTGGGGATGGACTGACGGGCATGCAGAAAGAGGTCTCGCTGCGTGCGCTCATTCAGCGCACAGGATACCAATTACTGCAG GAGAATGGTCAGAGGAGGTACGGCGGACCCCCTCCAGGCTGGGAAGGCCCTCCTCCAGAGAGGGGCAGTGAGATCTTTGTGGGGAAGCTGCCAAGAGACCTCTTTGAGGATGAGCTGGTCCCCCACTGTGAGAAA TTCGGGAAAATCTTTGAGGTTCGGATGATGATGGACTTCAACGGCAATAATAGAGGATATGCCTTTGTTACCTTTTACAACAAAAATGAAGCCAAGACCGCCATGAAACAGCTCAATAACTATGAAATCAG GAACGGAAGGCTCCTGGGAGTGTGTGCCAGTGTGGACAACTGTCGTCTGTTTGTGGGGGGCATCCCCAAATccaagaagagagaggagatccTGATGGAAATGAAGAAAGTGACAGATGGGGTGTTGGAGGTGATTGTTTACCCCAGTGCTGCAGACAAGACCAAGAACAGGGGCTTTGCCTTTGTGGAGTACAACAGTCACCGCGCTGCAGCCATGGCCAGGAGGAAACTACTGCCAG GGAGGATCCTGCTGTGGGGGCACGCCATCGCCGTGGACTGGGCGGAGCCTGAAGTGGAAGTGGACGAGGACACCATGGCAACGGTGAAGATTCTCTACGTGAGGAACTTAATGCTGGCCACTACAGAAGAGACCATCGAGAAGGAGTTCAACAGTATCAAACCAG gtgctgtagagagagtgaagaagaTCAGAGACTATGCCTTTGTCCATTTCACCCAGAGGGAGGACGCGATAAGCACCATGGACGCACTGAATGGAGAG CTGGTGGATGGCTCTCCCGTGGAGGTGACCCTGGCTAAGCCGGTGGATAAGGACAACTACGTGCGCTACACCCGGGGTACAGGTGGCCGCGGTGGGGCCCTGCCCCAGGGGGAGTACGCCTACACACTGGGCCAGGTGTATGACCCCTCAGCAGCATACCTGGGTGCCCCCGTGTTCTACGCCCCCCAGATATATGCTGCTATTCCTAATCAGTTCCGCTTCCCCATTGCCAAGGGGCTTGTGGGGGGCCGTGGCCTGGTGCGCACGCCCTCGGTCAGAG AAATTTACATGAATGTACCTGTAGGGGCAGCGGGCATACGCGGGATGGGTGGTCGCGGATATCTCGCCTACGCAGGTTTAGGCCGAGGCTGTGCCACCTACCAGCTAAAGACAGACAAGCACCCCGAGGACAAGCTCTTTGACCTGCTGCCAGGCATGGAGCTCACGCCCATGAACCCCGTGAAGCCTCCCGGTatcaaacacacaccacag ATCCTGGAGGATGTGTGTCAGAAGAACAACTGGGGGCAGCCAGTTTATCAGCTTCACTCTGCTATCGGACCTGACCAAAGCCAACTGTTCCTCTACAAAGTCACCATTCCGGCTCTGTCCACCCAATATCCTAATGT gcaTCCGTTCACCCCAGCCAAGCTGTGTACATCTGTGGATGAAGCCAAGGTTCATGCTGCGGAGCACGCCCTGCATACCCTGGGTCTGCAGACAGAGGGCGCTGAGGCCTCCGCTGCAGCCGTTGCCGCATTCCCAG GTTACACAATAGCGAACACCTCAGCCTCAGTAGCTGCCTCCCAGCTCAAACAGGCCGTCTCCCTGCACCAGGATATGGCAGCATACACTACCTACGAAGGCTATCCCGCCTTCACCGTGGCAACCCGTGGAGACGGTTATGGAGTGTTCTAG